A window of Natrinema versiforme contains these coding sequences:
- a CDS encoding metal-dependent hydrolase, with translation MADLLSHVLLAYAGCTIASWYRPIPDRWIAVVMVGAVLPDLNRITLLVANGTLEAALGTPFDFGALSTLGGGIVLAGIGAMVVADRHRRAFAALLAGVLSHLVIDGVKAYADGAAGAWLYPFTWARHPTPSLYVSSDPAVLAVAVSVAVIAFALDRFAIRPQ, from the coding sequence GTGGCTGATCTCCTTTCACATGTCCTGCTCGCGTACGCGGGCTGTACGATTGCGAGCTGGTATCGCCCGATCCCGGACCGCTGGATCGCCGTCGTGATGGTTGGGGCGGTCCTGCCGGATCTCAATCGGATCACGCTGCTCGTCGCGAACGGAACGCTCGAGGCGGCCCTCGGCACCCCCTTCGACTTCGGCGCACTGTCGACGCTCGGCGGCGGTATCGTCCTCGCGGGCATCGGCGCGATGGTCGTCGCCGACCGGCACCGACGGGCGTTCGCCGCCCTCCTCGCGGGCGTGCTCTCTCACCTTGTGATCGACGGGGTCAAGGCCTACGCCGACGGGGCTGCTGGCGCGTGGTTGTACCCGTTCACGTGGGCGCGCCATCCGACGCCGAGTCTGTACGTGTCCTCGGATCCGGCGGTCCTCGCGGTCGCCGTCTCGGTCGCGGTGATCGCGTTCGCACTCGACAGGTTCGCAATTCGACCGCAGTAG